Proteins from a single region of Streptomyces sp. HUAS 15-9:
- a CDS encoding potassium channel family protein — MKVLIAGAGRLGTQFAQVLSAARNDVTLIEHDEGRFAELAGMPSVNLVAGDACEPSLLAGAGAMTCDLVVAATGRDEDNLVISLLAKRQFGVGRVAARVNDADNAWLFGPQWGVDVPVPAATPLISLIEEATGATDTVALLRLSKAGVEVIETAITEDSRAAGRLLGEITLPAGTVVATVVRDGRPTVPSPDERLLPGDELLLVSHEATEQEIHAVFQ, encoded by the coding sequence GTGAAGGTCCTGATCGCGGGCGCGGGCCGCCTCGGAACTCAGTTCGCCCAGGTTCTCTCCGCCGCACGCAACGACGTCACCCTCATCGAGCACGACGAGGGCCGCTTCGCGGAGCTGGCAGGCATGCCATCGGTCAACCTGGTGGCCGGGGACGCCTGCGAGCCTTCACTCCTGGCGGGTGCGGGGGCGATGACCTGCGACCTCGTCGTGGCCGCCACCGGCCGGGACGAGGACAACCTCGTCATCAGCCTGCTCGCCAAGCGCCAGTTCGGTGTGGGGCGAGTGGCGGCGCGCGTCAACGACGCGGACAACGCCTGGCTCTTCGGTCCGCAGTGGGGTGTGGACGTACCCGTGCCCGCTGCGACCCCGCTGATCTCGCTCATCGAGGAGGCCACCGGTGCCACCGACACGGTGGCACTGCTGCGGCTGAGCAAGGCGGGCGTCGAAGTCATCGAGACAGCGATCACCGAGGACTCCCGAGCCGCGGGGCGCCTGCTGGGTGAGATCACGCTGCCTGCCGGAACCGTTGTCGCCACAGTCGTCCGCGACGGACGTCCCACGGTGCCGAGCCCCGATGAGCGGCTCCTGCCGGGGGACGAACTCCTGCTCGTCTCGCACGAGGCCACCGAGCAGGAGATTCATGCGGTCTTCCAGTGA
- a CDS encoding universal stress protein, giving the protein MDNDATETRVVVGVDGSTSSYAALRWAVRYAGLVGGTVHAVSVWELPGLYGWSAPAVDLDADVEDARQRMQRELSEVLGTSAAGQVKTHLVHGNAADVLLRAAEGAEVLVVGSRGRGGFTRALLGSVSQHVSHHAPCPVVIVRSDPS; this is encoded by the coding sequence ATGGACAACGATGCCACCGAGACGAGGGTCGTGGTCGGAGTCGACGGGTCGACGTCCTCGTACGCGGCCCTGCGCTGGGCCGTTCGCTACGCGGGGCTTGTGGGCGGCACCGTGCACGCGGTCTCCGTATGGGAGCTGCCGGGTCTGTACGGCTGGTCGGCACCCGCCGTGGACCTGGACGCGGACGTGGAAGATGCCCGGCAGCGGATGCAGCGAGAACTCAGCGAAGTGCTGGGCACGAGCGCGGCCGGGCAGGTCAAGACTCACCTGGTGCACGGCAACGCCGCCGACGTCCTGCTACGGGCCGCGGAGGGAGCGGAGGTCCTGGTGGTGGGCAGCCGGGGGAGAGGCGGGTTCACCCGCGCGCTGCTCGGTTCCGTCAGCCAGCACGTGTCGCACCACGCCCCCTGCCCGGTCGTGATCGTGCGCTCCGATCCGTCGTGA